The Paraburkholderia largidicola DNA segment CTTCGTCCATGGCGACACGATCGTCATCGGCACGCGCGGCCCGAGGCCGTACGGCAGGTTGTCGGCCGTGTAGCTGCCGCCGCGGCCCGGATTGACGACGTCGTGAATCTCGCCGTCCGCCGTCACCGTTGAAAGGCCTTGCGCGCGCGACGTTGCCACTTGTGGCGGCACGACGTGATCGAAGAAGCCGTCGTTCTCGTCGTACATGATGAAGAGCACCGTCTTGCTCCACACCTCCGGGTTCGACGTCAGCGCGTCGAGAATCTGCGACGTGTACTCCGCGCCGTACGCAGGCGTGTACTTCGGATGCTCCGAGTACGCGGCGGGCGGGCACAGCCACGACACTTGCGGCAGGCGGTTGGCCTGCACGTCGGCCTTCAGGTCGTCGATCGTGCGCACCGTCTGCGCGCGCTGGAACAGCGACGAGCCGGGTTGCGCATTGATGAAGTTCTCGAAGTTCTGCAGGATGTTCGTTCCGTAGTTGCCGTTCAGCGGGTCGGAGCCGTCCGTGCCCTGCTGATAGATCTGCCACGAGATACCGGCCGCTTCCAGACGCTCCGGATAGGTCGTCCACGACAGCAACTGATACTTCGGCGGCACGTCGCCATCCACGAAGTCGTTATTGTCGAGCAGCGGACCGCCCTTCGTGCCCGTCGGATCGACCATGCCCGTCATCAGGTAGGAACGGTTCGGGTGCGTCGGTCCCGGCAGCGAGCAGAAGTACGCGTCGCAGATCGTGAATGCATCGGCCAGCGCGTAGTGGAACGGAATGTCCGAGCGCAGGTGATAGCCCATCGTCATGTCCGTCTTGTTCGCGGGCCACTGGTCATAGCGGCCGCCGTCGATCGCGCCGTGCGTCTTGTACCACGAGTGATCCAGATCGCCGACGCATTGCGCGCTGGTGGTCTGCGTGTTCAGGTGGAACGGCAGCACGGGCTTGGTCGGATCGGCTTTCGACGGCTGATACCAGACTGGCTTGCCATTGGGCAGCGGGATCGGAAAGCGGTCGTTGTAGCCGCGCACGCCGCGCATATGACCGAAGTAATGATCGAACGAACGGTTCTCCTGCATGAACACGACAATGTGCTCGACGTCACGGATCGAGCCCGTGCGCGAATTGGCGGGGACGGCAAGTGCATTGCGGATCGATTCCGGCAGCATCGTCACGGCGGCGGCGGCGCCCGCGGACGTTGCGGCTGTCTTTAGAAAACGGCGACGGCTATTGGATGTCATGATGTTATTGCCTTCTTCTCGGGGGGAAAGGAATTAACAAGGGAATAACCGCGCGCATTCACGCGCGTTTCTTTGTTTCTTTATTTCTTATTGCCTGAACGACGATTCAATGGCTCTCTTCGCCTGGCGCGTAGCGAAGCACGGGCGCGACCTGCTGGTTGTCGGCGGCGATACTTGCCTGTGCACTGAGAATGGCGGCACTGTCCTGCGCATCGCTTCGCGCGTTGTCGGCTGCATTCATGCTGTTCGCGGCCGGCGTATTGAAGGTGTTAGCGGAATTGCCCGCCGTGGCAGGCGGCATCGCCAGTCCGGATGGCGAGGCGGAAGGCGCAGCGGTATTGGCCTGCGAAGCCGTGGGCGTCGGATTGCTGACCGTGGCGGCATCGTCCGCCCCGCACGCGGCGAGAACGAACGATGCAAGCACAACGATTGCGCTCACACGCAAGGAAGAGAGAGAAAGTCCGTTCATTCGAGCATCCAGGTTCCAGCGGAATCGACCGATGACGGCTTGCCGGGGAAGGCTGGCCGTCGCTGGAAACGCAGTCTGAAGTCGAATGAAGAAATTATTGTGAAACGTTTGCCAAGGAAAAGAAATACCTTGAAATATTTCTTATTGGAAAGCCATTAGAAAGCGAAAGGCAACACGAAAGTCATCGTCTAATTGTCTTTAAAGCAGTTCGGCATTAAATGCCGCATTGCCTTCCTTGCACCTCGCATAAGCGGCATATTCGACCGGCGCCGCTTCGTGCCTCGCGCTCGCCGGAGTGCCAGGCAGCGTGCCTCGCGCGAACTCGACGCAACATCTTGCGAGCACGTCCGTCGGATCGACGAGATGAGCGCTGCGACCCTCGCGCGTCACCGTCGCCGCTTGCGGGAAAAGAAGCGGCAGCTCGGTGCAGGCAAGCAGAATGACTTCGACCTGCTGCAACAACAGGCTTTGGACAGCTGCGATGATGTCGTCGGCGCAATCGCCGCTCGTAAAGCCCGCCTTCACGCCCCGCGCGCCATAGATCGCGTTCATCACGCGCGCCTGCATCGCCCGCGGCGGCAGGACCTGGGTCATGCCGCGCGCTTCGAGTGCCGTGCGATAGACACCGCTGGCAATCGTGCCGTCCGTCGCGAGCAGGCCGATACGATCGACGGCGGGAAACGTCGTGCGCAAATAGTCAGCCGTCACGTTCATCATGTTGATGATAGGCACGCGCAAGCGCGCTTCGATCGGCCCGATGAACGCGTGCGCGGTATTGCAAGGAATCGCGATCAGATCGGCGCCGCCGTCTTCGAGTTTCTTGCATGTCGCGTAGAGCGCGAGCGTCGGGTCCGCGCCCTCGCCCGTCAGATGATCGGTGCGATCGGGAATCTGCGGGTTCTGTTCGACGATGACCTTGATGTGATCCTGATCGCGCGCAGCGGGCGTATTGCGCACGACCTTGTGCATGAAGTCGACGGTCGCGGCAGGCCCAACGCCGCCCACCACGCCGAGCCTGATCTGATGTGCCGGTTTGCGATGATCGGCGAACAACAGATGTTGCGCGTACACCGACAAGCTATCGACGATGGGCACGGCCTGAGCGCCGAGCCGCCGCAGCGACAATGCGCTATCGCTGCTGCCCGGCAGCAGCACATCGACGCCCTGCCCGATCAGCGCGTCACATGCTTCACGCAGCCCGTCCACACTCGTTAAACCTGTGCTCACCACTTCGAGACACGCGCGCTCGCCGTATCGCTCGAACAGTCCGCGCTCGCACAGCACCGGCGACGTCAGCACGCCGACGCGGCGCGCAAGCGGATAACGCTGGCGAATATGCGCAAACAGCGCAGCGACCATATCGACGATAGCAAGCGTCGTGTTCTGCTGTAATTCGTCGATAAACAAATGGCTTTCGAAACATGGCAGCGCAACAGCGGGCAAGCCGCGCTGTTCGAAATCGCGAATTGCGTCGAATACCCGCAATTTGTGTTGCGCGGAACCCGCGACATAAGAAATCGATGCACGGCGCTCGATATCCGAGACGCGTTCGACAGCAATATCCAATGGCTGAAACGTTCGCGCAGCGGCATTCGCATCATGCATATTGCGCAAAACTTCCACGCTTGCGAGCCACGCCGCGCCGCCGACCATGCCGAGCGCACGCCGTCCCACCCCAGACGATGTATTCATAGTCCCTCGCTTGCTCTCTTATTGGAAGCGCGTATTCCGCCGACGCCGATGGACGGGCCGCCGGCGCCTTACATCGAATCCGCTATCGCGGCGCCGATCAGAATATAAATCCGAATGAGAATTTATGTTGCATGAATAAGGCGGAAAGTCTCCTTATAAACAACAACCTTTCGCTAATTCGCACCTTTAACCACCGCCAATTACGTCTGGTTAACCCTTGGATGCGTCGAAATTGTTAATTAACGACGATTGATTCCATTCAGAACGGAAACCCTATGCTCGCTAATCGCACTTGTTACGGGTCC contains these protein-coding regions:
- a CDS encoding phosphocholine-specific phospholipase C; amino-acid sequence: MTSNSRRRFLKTAATSAGAAAAVTMLPESIRNALAVPANSRTGSIRDVEHIVVFMQENRSFDHYFGHMRGVRGYNDRFPIPLPNGKPVWYQPSKADPTKPVLPFHLNTQTTSAQCVGDLDHSWYKTHGAIDGGRYDQWPANKTDMTMGYHLRSDIPFHYALADAFTICDAYFCSLPGPTHPNRSYLMTGMVDPTGTKGGPLLDNNDFVDGDVPPKYQLLSWTTYPERLEAAGISWQIYQQGTDGSDPLNGNYGTNILQNFENFINAQPGSSLFQRAQTVRTIDDLKADVQANRLPQVSWLCPPAAYSEHPKYTPAYGAEYTSQILDALTSNPEVWSKTVLFIMYDENDGFFDHVVPPQVATSRAQGLSTVTADGEIHDVVNPGRGGSYTADNLPYGLGPRVPMTIVSPWTKGGFVCSQVFDHTSVIRFIETRFGVHEPNITAWRRAVCGDLTTAFDFRTPDAKMPPLPDTSNYKSMADNQCATQPAPTVPAVPGAIDPQETGIRFARALPYELHVNGKVDEKANSLTIEFGNTGDQGAHFYVYSTNRTDGPWRYTVEAGKTLKDVFNLSSTNGVYAFTVYGPNGFVRRFAGNAQPQSNQANVQGLFGHNRKPAMPEVKTHYDVGNGNVYLKFTNHGDSIARLSVVDNAYGAHPRPVIVPPNASIEEAWVLSASHHWYDLTVSDNDDASFQRRLAGHVETGKTSISDPAAVAPVMTAA
- a CDS encoding amino acid racemase — protein: MNTSSGVGRRALGMVGGAAWLASVEVLRNMHDANAAARTFQPLDIAVERVSDIERRASISYVAGSAQHKLRVFDAIRDFEQRGLPAVALPCFESHLFIDELQQNTTLAIVDMVAALFAHIRQRYPLARRVGVLTSPVLCERGLFERYGERACLEVVSTGLTSVDGLREACDALIGQGVDVLLPGSSDSALSLRRLGAQAVPIVDSLSVYAQHLLFADHRKPAHQIRLGVVGGVGPAATVDFMHKVVRNTPAARDQDHIKVIVEQNPQIPDRTDHLTGEGADPTLALYATCKKLEDGGADLIAIPCNTAHAFIGPIEARLRVPIINMMNVTADYLRTTFPAVDRIGLLATDGTIASGVYRTALEARGMTQVLPPRAMQARVMNAIYGARGVKAGFTSGDCADDIIAAVQSLLLQQVEVILLACTELPLLFPQAATVTREGRSAHLVDPTDVLARCCVEFARGTLPGTPASARHEAAPVEYAAYARCKEGNAAFNAELL